GTCTTATCAGCTTTGCAATCAACCATCAAGATTTTCGTCGAAATTTAAAGGAAAGAGGAAGGTCGCTATCATCAAGAATGCTCTGGACTTCAATGAGGATATTGGATGGCAGAGTAAGAAGCTGGATCAACAAATACTCGATCTGAAAAACCTTGGTCTTGATGGCCAGATCGTCGATTTAAGAGATTTCTTCAACAGGAAAGTCGAGTTAAGAGAAAATCTGTCAAATTATGGCGGTTTCTGGGTCGTTGGAGGGAATGCATTTGTTTTGCGTAAGGCTATGCGACAGAGTGGTTTCGATGAATTCTTGCTTTCGTCATTGGCCTCTGATCTAGTTTATGGGGGATATAGCGCTGGAGTTTGTGTGTTGAGCCCTTCCTTGCATGGAATCCACCTCGTGGATAAGCCTGATATTCTGCCTGCCGGATATCGAGGGGAGCCTATGTGGGATGGTTTGAACATTTTAAAGTATAGCGTTGCGCCGCATTATGCGAGTCAACACCACGAATCTCATTTGATAGAACACGCTGTCAAGTATTTCATCGAAAACAAGATGTTATTCGTCGCTCTTAAAGATGGAGAGTCGATTTCGTGTGATATTTTCTCTGTATGATCAGCGACTCTCCCGTCGGTATATCCTGCCCTTAAAGTTTTTCTCCTGGCAATTGACTCGCTTGTTTAACCCATTCGGCAAACTGAGTTTCATCCAGATCGCCCTCATGAATATCGAGGTAACGCACTTCCTTGTGCTTGGATTCGCCGGGAGGCAAGGGACGCAGCGAAGTGCCTCTGAAGAAGGTTACCTTTACGTAACGGGTGAAGACATGGAACGAGACGAACCAGCCTTCGCCTTCGAGGCCATAGAAGGGTGTATTCCATTTCACTGCCTTTTTCACGTGAGGGACGGTCTGAACAATGATCGCATCGAGCCGACGTCCAAGCTCCTGCTTCCAGCCCGGCATGGCTGCGATGTAGGCCTGTACGGGCGCGTCGCCGTCGCCCTTGGGGATCTGAGGATTGCCGCCTGAAAGGAGTTTCACCGGCCCGGCCTGCTTAGGCTGCCTGGTTTTTGCAGCAGTTTTTGGCCGCGCCTTGGTCTTTAGCGCCTTCCGCTTGGTTGCGCCTTTCGTTGACTTCTTTGGTGTTTTGGAAGCCATGTCTTTCCTCCGAACGATAGGATGCTGTTGAATCTTTCATTTTCCAACATCTTGTGCGCAAAACCAGCGAAAAAATTAAGCGAGATAGGCCAGAGACATTCATTTGCGACGTGCGAAGTCGACGAAAGTTGATATCGGATTGTATGGACTGCAGCTGAGAGCAGAATGTGGCGTATGCTTTGATCGAGACGGGGGGACTGCCCACGGAGAATTCCGTGGGTAAGCGTTATTTTAAGAACTTCATTACAGCGTCGCACTTTTCCTGACTTGGACGCAGAAGAGTGATATGCCCCAGTTTGCGTCTGGGGGCCGCTTTTTTCCGATAATCATGCAGGCAGAGTCCGTCGATCTTGAGAAGATCAGCCGCCGGCGGCATGTAACCCACGACGTTGATCATGGTGAATGGTTCGCGCAGGTCTGTGGAACCCAAGGGAAGACCCAGGATGGCCCGCAGGTGGTTTTCGAACTGACTGGTCACAGCTCCTTCAATGGTCCAATGACCGGAGTTATGAACCCGTGGCGCCATTTCATTGGCAATCAATTCATCGCCCATCACAAAAAATTCAATGGTCAGCACACCGACGTAATCGAGCTCCTGCATAACCTTTTGTGCATAGGCTTCGGCTTTGGATTGCAGAGGTTTTTTGGAGAACGTGGTCCAGGATTCACTGGTGAAAAGGATGCCTTCCTTGTGAACATTATGGACCAAAGGATAAAAACGGGTGTTGCCCTGGACATCCCGAACGGAAATCAGAGAGCACTCGGCATCGAAGCCGAGCCACTTTTCAAGAATAAGATCCTTCCCACCCAAAGCCGCCCAGGCTGCATCCACATCCGCAGGGGATTTAATGCGGAACTGGCCTTTGCCATCATAGCCTTCACGCCGGGTTTTTAGGATGAAGGCCCCACCGCGGGAACGCACTTCATGCTCCAGCTCCTCGCGGCTCGCGATATTCGCAAAGTCTGCCGTGGGAATCCCGAGTTTTTGAAAAGTGGTTTTTTCGTAGAGGCGATCCTGGGAGGTGGCGAGGGCTTTGATGCCGGGATTAATTTTCGAACCGTGGAGAATAAGATTTTCGAGGGTGGAAACGGGGATATTTTCGCTTTCAATCGTGATGCAGTCGAGGTCCTTGGCAAACGTTCGCAGCGCATCGGGATCATTGAGCGGCCCTTGGACATGTTCCATCACATCCGCAGCTGGCGACTCGGGGTTGGGATCCAGACAGCGGAACCTCAAACCCAAAGGATAACCAGCCAATCCCATCATGCGGGCGAGCTGCCCGCCTCCTAAAAATCCGACTCTCATTGCGGCAACTCCAGTTTTTGAGCCAGAACCTCAGCAGCCACCTCAGCCCGATTTTTGGCGAGGCGCTTCTGCAAATCAGGATCCTGCAGTCCAAGAATTTTCAAAGCCAGAAGAGCGGCATTGGCGGCACCTGCGGAACCGATGGCGACAGTCGCGACCGGAACACCGCGAGGCATCTGGACGATGGAAAGAAGGGAATCCAAACCGTTCAGGGTTTTGGATTGAACCGGAACTCCGATCACAGGCAGATCGGTCAGGGAAGCCACCATCCCGGGAAGATGCGCGGCCCCACCGGCACCGGCGATGATCACCTTCAGACCACGCTCGACAGCGGTTTTCGCATAGCTGACCAAAAGTTCGGGCGTGCGGTGAGCCGACACGACCTTGGCTTCAAAGGGAATGTTCCAGGACTTAAGAATCTCAGCCGCGGGCATCATGGTTTCCCAATCGGATTTGGAACCCATGATCACACCGACCTGTATGGACGTCGTCATCGTATTATTTCCCCAACTCTCTTTATGTGAACGGCATCGTTGTATAGCAGCACAGGTCCCTTGTCCAGTAACGAAAAAGGGGGCAAAAAGCCCCCTTGTCTCGAATCCAATGGCGAGGGCTTCAGTATGACTTCGCAATAATCGAGCGACGCTCCACGGGCTTGCCTGTGAAAATACAGGTGCCAGGATCCTTGGCGCCGTCCAAAGGTGTACAGCGATGCGTCAGCTTCATTTCCTTCAAAGTCGTACCGATTGCAGGATCATCCGCGACGTGACACAAAGCGAAACCGCCATGGATTTCGGGTTTGTCTTCGTTCTTCGGCGTGAACCATTTTTTCAATTCGTCGAGCGAATCGACTTTTTTCATGTTGGCATCGCGATAGGCGAGGGCCTTCTGATAAAGGTCATCCT
The sequence above is a segment of the Oligoflexus sp. genome. Coding sequences within it:
- a CDS encoding Type 1 glutamine amidotransferase-like domain-containing protein, giving the protein MHFYLSSYQLCNQPSRFSSKFKGKRKVAIIKNALDFNEDIGWQSKKLDQQILDLKNLGLDGQIVDLRDFFNRKVELRENLSNYGGFWVVGGNAFVLRKAMRQSGFDEFLLSSLASDLVYGGYSAGVCVLSPSLHGIHLVDKPDILPAGYRGEPMWDGLNILKYSVAPHYASQHHESHLIEHAVKYFIENKMLFVALKDGESISCDIFSV
- a CDS encoding DUF1801 domain-containing protein, producing MASKTPKKSTKGATKRKALKTKARPKTAAKTRQPKQAGPVKLLSGGNPQIPKGDGDAPVQAYIAAMPGWKQELGRRLDAIIVQTVPHVKKAVKWNTPFYGLEGEGWFVSFHVFTRYVKVTFFRGTSLRPLPPGESKHKEVRYLDIHEGDLDETQFAEWVKQASQLPGEKL
- a CDS encoding 5-(carboxyamino)imidazole ribonucleotide synthase translates to MRVGFLGGGQLARMMGLAGYPLGLRFRCLDPNPESPAADVMEHVQGPLNDPDALRTFAKDLDCITIESENIPVSTLENLILHGSKINPGIKALATSQDRLYEKTTFQKLGIPTADFANIASREELEHEVRSRGGAFILKTRREGYDGKGQFRIKSPADVDAAWAALGGKDLILEKWLGFDAECSLISVRDVQGNTRFYPLVHNVHKEGILFTSESWTTFSKKPLQSKAEAYAQKVMQELDYVGVLTIEFFVMGDELIANEMAPRVHNSGHWTIEGAVTSQFENHLRAILGLPLGSTDLREPFTMINVVGYMPPAADLLKIDGLCLHDYRKKAAPRRKLGHITLLRPSQEKCDAVMKFLK
- the purE gene encoding 5-(carboxyamino)imidazole ribonucleotide mutase; protein product: MTTSIQVGVIMGSKSDWETMMPAAEILKSWNIPFEAKVVSAHRTPELLVSYAKTAVERGLKVIIAGAGGAAHLPGMVASLTDLPVIGVPVQSKTLNGLDSLLSIVQMPRGVPVATVAIGSAGAANAALLALKILGLQDPDLQKRLAKNRAEVAAEVLAQKLELPQ